In the genome of Nitrospiria bacterium, one region contains:
- a CDS encoding isoprenylcysteine carboxylmethyltransferase family protein, producing the protein MRSENGEHPFSHIGQLTCLTMFLIVWGGDSFILHRSTFLSNFVPLPVRLGFLGLALAVAVYLVRSGHVVVRPEERPSGVITTGAFKYVRHPIYLGSLLTYLGFAISTGSILSLALVAGIFIFHDYIASYEEERLEARFGEEYGRYKRRTGKWIPTVPFVSRKN; encoded by the coding sequence ATGCGGTCCGAGAACGGCGAACACCCTTTCAGCCACATCGGCCAGTTGACCTGTCTCACGATGTTTCTGATTGTTTGGGGCGGGGACTCGTTCATCCTTCATCGATCAACGTTTCTCTCGAACTTCGTTCCGCTGCCCGTTCGGCTGGGCTTCCTGGGGTTGGCGCTGGCGGTCGCCGTCTATCTTGTACGTTCCGGGCATGTCGTCGTCCGACCGGAGGAGCGTCCGTCCGGCGTGATCACGACCGGAGCCTTCAAGTATGTGAGGCACCCCATCTATCTCGGAAGCCTACTGACCTATCTCGGATTCGCGATCTCGACCGGATCGATCCTGTCCCTCGCGCTGGTTGCGGGGATTTTTATTTTCCATGACTACATCGCGAGCTACGAGGAAGAGAGGCTGGAGGCGAGGTTCGGGGAGGAGTATGGACGGTATAAACGAAGAACGGGAAAATGGATTCCAACGGTTCCTTTTGTTTCACGCAAGAATTAA
- a CDS encoding Mth938-like domain-containing protein — protein MKIDSHSFGRITIDGRVYTRDVVIYPERVDDQWWRKEGHELCPQDLTEILNQAPEILVVGTGDLGCMKILDDTKALLDAKGIQLIAFPTRRACEEYNRLSNGKKVIAALHLTC, from the coding sequence GGATCACGATTGACGGCCGGGTATACACCCGCGACGTGGTGATCTACCCGGAGCGCGTGGATGATCAGTGGTGGCGGAAGGAAGGGCACGAGCTTTGCCCGCAGGATCTCACCGAGATTCTCAATCAGGCCCCGGAGATCCTGGTGGTCGGCACGGGTGATCTGGGTTGTATGAAAATCCTGGACGACACCAAAGCGCTGCTTGATGCGAAGGGGATTCAATTAATCGCATTCCCGACCCGGCGGGCCTGCGAGGAGTATAACCGTCTCAGCAACGGCAAGAAGGTCATCGCCGCTCTTCATCTTACTTGCTGA